The Denticeps clupeoides chromosome 5, fDenClu1.1, whole genome shotgun sequence genome includes a region encoding these proteins:
- the LOC114790103 gene encoding histone-lysine N-methyltransferase ASH1L-like isoform X2, producing the protein MDQRKKGGAPSQSHVPLSACPVAPSKNEEGREDTNGKDGSSGDRELAEQQRFSTKRPDLSEGSMKLKVGLGTKRTKKPPKILENYVCRPTTSLRQSRGSRKGGVKNEEVAGANQSGGSMSRNSHTSTSSSWVTSPAAPNTSVAVPEAPVSRTGKRAPPKLAQKAEMKSELFLETNQIDINNKKLSSDGKTRVSTPCKQTLSPTPAASPPSSSEQHSGTHEGSKVISEEAQQVNNGGKSGNAEMIPKELPHAKHLKKASKLHTVSVSEAGNRGARPHVNPAPPYPVSTMEKICPVGSNQTEDVHKKLPSSPGDIGTISDNKMNETSNNRTSPSHSNILTSVENEKSKKSTMGKICPHDPSPKSSLNVNQSVGQVPVQRGETTPSPSTLSSQITVNVPDTNIALNQEKEAKCIDSSREFGSEQNKLNQGTKGFSGGQIRKRMNQTDSQDVSTSEPDKPVKKRKRERCSRLTQGKDPNASSRCSMLVPKPLKTRRPVGRPPKCNQLLKAQPKKRGRPAEKKHALNPVINTSSHRCTPFLIKSKNEKNGSILSSDKLTNLPKPMQRKRGRPKHSSPSLLLESRGCNATEEAAEDDLDSSSTSNGHQVMKSIIGKINNMRTKRRNWLLNHILSGPGWRDKADSSTGKKIGEVFGSSSSPVHPLPPLAAPFSGNLSSQINISKKGTIYMGKRRGRKPKVSTSSNAHSQSPCSLQSHTVPLKSFPFSTQSAESSSLSPNLLFTEPQITSFINSSKKQLFSNASSSSPHVFQTLGSQGSTFVTVPLKKSLSYNETPNQSHDGKVFPFSSPLPVTSLNEFKDTTSSPGHESHSEETLLCDRGTVMNSTPNWCEKGRCRFGSTTLGVGIGMQQSNVVYSGMTFGINPHQRPSPSIVPHVSSDAFPYTRVHSFRNQSTLISQREKHKHKYKRSVYSCPGYMMKGQKQQCKKKYLQLRGSRQDPDFLTEVEELIVRLSEIHIVHQRSIPEAVLGVDGVADGSRIGISTRSHKLNCVPQNVLPTIFQINFSGYYSPQLAYPYDPLHYVKKPSMKNKIGNVASTDVSVVHGLGFPLSRSGLYHSSHGVPYTSMPLGLSFYKRYPSAETVFPQSEHYPSLISRPSYVHSQHPFHLSNDPTKFHKKKHKLLRQENMGEGERVPMAYPDSNRSSHWVGGLKYKQRHRHHVQEGEDEIGEHLGQPGFGKKVKGQMMDSLTCNRFGLQTSRVTTDLQFTQSSSPSSTSAEKSKFKSATFDCLGTSDPSQLKYREKRCCLQKPWLKSTSFLNSNTSKGLLSRGREDILHGSEGEGDCSSLMTNALSSQEHVNLFTSALNQDRDGTFGSMSCMIGLSTEPGRTLRSGRCSYPQSVDTGKDISRDPSSSALKVSGDGLHCNQAHQRPSNRRQHTQQTQSSLHPVTRRHGMWRPSSSSFTNSQALLIQPSPLQTYSQAFDHSYKRNLNHLNRILRAKKIQRQAITGNNMVKKRGPGRPRKHNPPPSKPCHQMPGQKHLVQKRQGFSSLLDVSEAVVLSQNRRGKKPSSTERHDNEGNRPKGCTKDNKFSQKDAWIIRSGSTGGRIKSHWNLASIPTTASDQARPDTQWSVVSAQPPKKKFLMAGLYSDVYKTDDPESQLQQLKKDVLDYIPCKHEYGLLPAPIHVGKYLRLKRIDFQLPYNIQWLWKHNQLGKKPDVPLHKITSNVFVDVKPPPECKAAKCNCTPTDGSKSCVSGCINRQHFLECSPGVCPSGPQCDNQHIQRRQWVRGLKPCWSESSGWGLCSTEALHAGQFIIEYVGEVVSPQEFRRRAAQHRYEQDAQRYLRVSSDIVIDSHHMGNKACFVKQSPEPNCELQKWLVNGIFRIGLFALKDLSRGTELTCSYAVCSSTDTQKVCECDSDQSVGLSKGQEKPVGGDVCGVETQEASPDVKVSLFLKMKPFSRRERDFVQKHSIFLVRNYESMRKKLWRDGEAEQENMGEKQEGDKFSPTSIPCEASKSDIFTQSEDAETDHLISVLKDICDLVTQYKDSAGHVLAAPLLNLRSRKRKLRSTGSDPLDLTTIKRKILSGHYKCQEAFDKDMLQVFLSAEKYYGKKSSVGRDVCRLRKVYHLTRRNAAAHNPIVLECDPGEGRSPGGHEEMVQNEKDTPHCSLSRGQQDSGDFATTVVLKTEMDRMEAQKKRLDIIVLSLLQHKPSKNMMPHNSVPEPHHQPFLSNCGQSGKKTREEAKRTEG; encoded by the exons ATGgatcaaagaaaaaaaggaggagcTCCGTCCCAGTCCCACGTGCCCCTGTCAGCTTGTCCAGTGGCGCCTAGTAAAAATGAGGAAGGTAGGGAGGACACTAATGGAAAAGATGGATCCTCCGGTGACAGGGAACTTGCGGAGCAACAGAGGTTTTCGACTAAGAGACCCGACCTCTCAGAGGGCAGCATGAAGCTAAAGGTTGGACTTGGGACAAAACGTACCAAGAAGCCCCCCAAGATCTTAGAGAACTACGTGTGCCGTCCCACCACGTCACTTAGACAAAGTCGTGGAAGTAGAAAAGGCGGCGTCAAAAATGAGGAGGTCGCTGGGGCCAACCAGTCGGGCGGTTCCATGTCGAGAAACAGCCACACCTCAACATCCTCATCCTGGGTGACATCACCAGCGGCTCCAAACACATCTGTAGCTGTCCCAGAGGCTCCTGTCTCCAGGACTGGAAAGAGG GCTCCTCCCAAACTGGCACAGAAGGCAGAGATGAAATCAGAGCTTTTTTTGGAAACGAACCAGATTgatataaacaataaaaaacttTCCAGTGATGGCAAGACACGTGTATCTACACCCTGCAAGCAGACTTTATCCCCCACTCCAGCAGCGTctccaccttcctcttcagaaCAGCACTCCGGTACACACGAGGGGTCAAAGGTTATCAGCGAAGAAGCCCAACAAGTCAACAATGGCGGGAAATCTGGGAATGCAGAAATGATTCCGAAGGAGTTACCTCATgcaaaacatctaaaaaaggCCAGTAAACTCCATACGGTCTCTGTCTCTGAAGCTGGGAACCGTGGCGCTAGACCACATGTGAATCCTGCCCCTCCGTACCCAGTTTCCACCATGGAAAAAATTTGTCCAGTTGGATCTAATCAAACTGAAGATGTCCACAAGAAGTTGCCTTCCTCCCCTGGTGACATTGGTACTAtcagtgacaacaaaatgaatgaaaccaGCAACAATAGGACCAGTCCTTCCCATTCAAACATCTTAACGTCTGTGGAGAATGAGAAGAGCAAAAAGAGCACTATGGGCAAGATTTGCCCTCATGATCCTTCTCCAAAATCATCCTTAAATGTAAACCAAAGTGTAGGACAAGTGCCTGTTCAGAGAGGGGAAACAACTCCTAGTCCTTCCACTCTATCTAGTCAAATTACAGTAAATGTGCCTGACACAAACATAGCATTAAATCAAGAAAAAGAAGCCAAATGCATAGATAGTTCAAGAGAGTTTGGCtctgaacaaaataaattaaatcaagGAACCAAAGGATTCTCTGGTGGCCAAATTAGAAAGAGAATGAATCAAACTGACAGTCAGGATGTTTCCACTTCAGAACCAGATAAACCTGTGAAGAAGCGCAAACGAGAACGATGTTCTCGTTTGACACAAGGCAAGGACCCCAACGCCAGCAGTCGTTGTTCAATGCTGGTGCCAAAACCACTTAAAACCCGCAGGCCTGTTGGAAGACCACCAAAATGCAACCAGCTGCTCAAGGCCCAACCAAAGAAGAGAGGTCGACCAGCAGAGAAAAAACATGCTCTGAATCCAGTCATCAACACAAGTTCTCACAGATGTACCCCTTTCCTGATCAAgtccaaaaatgagaagaaTGGGTCTATTCTGTCTTCAGATAAACTTACAAACCTTCCAAAACCTATGCAAAGAAAAAGAGGTCGTCCAAAACACTCCTCTCCTTCCCTTCTTCTAGAAAGTCGAGGTTGTAATGCAACAGAGGAAGCTGCCGAGGATGACTTGGACTCAAGTTCAACAAGTAATGGACACCAGGTAATGAAGTCTATTATTGGCAAAATCAACAACATGAGGACAAAAAGAAGGAACTGGCTCTTGAATCATATTTTGTCAGGACCAGGGTGGAGAGACAAAGCAGACTCTTCTACGGGAAAGAAGATAGGGGAAGTATTTGGGTCAAGTTCATCTCCAGTACACCCTTTACCTCCCTTGGCAGCACCTTTCAGTGGGAATCTGAGTTCACAAATCAACATCAGCAAGAAGGGAACAATTTACATGGGCAAAAGAAGAGGGCGTAAACCTAAAGTGTCCACCAGTTCTAATGCACACTCTCAATCTCCATGTTCTCTGCAGTCCCATACGGTCCCTTTAAAATCCTTTCCCTTCAGTACACAATCTGCTGAATCCTCAAGTCTTTCACCCAACCTGCTATTCACAGAACCACAAATTACCAGTTTTATAAATTCATCAAAAAAGCAACTCTTTTCAAATGCCTCATCCTCTTCACCTCACGTTTTCCAAACTCTTGGCTCACAAGGTTCAACCTTTGTCACAGTTCCTCTGAAGAAGTCACTATCTTACAATGAAACGCCCAATCAATCCCATGATGGAAAAGTATTTCCATTTTCATCTCCCTTGCCAGTAACATCGTTGAATGAGTTCAAAGACACCACAAGTTCACCTGGGCATGAATCTCATAGTGAAGAAACATTACTCTGTGACAGAGGGACAGTTATGAACAGCACCCCAAATTGGTGTGAGAAAGGCAGGTGCAGATTTGGTAGTACAACTCTGGGAGTGGGCATTGGGATGCAACAGTCGAATGTTGTTTATTCTGGGATGACATTTGGGATTAACCCTCACCAGAGACCATCTCCTTCCATCGTTCCCCATGTGAGCTCTGACGCTTTTCCTTATACTAGGGTACATTCTTTTAGGAATCAATCAACCTTAATCAGTCAGAGGGAAAAGCACAAGCATAAGTACAAGAGAAGTGTATACAGCTGCCCTGGTTACATGATGAAGGGTCAAAAACAACAATGCAAAAAGAAGTATTTGCAACTCAGGGGAAGCAGACAAGATCCAGATTTCCTGACTGAAGTGGAGGAATTGATTGTAAGACTCAGTGAGATCCATATAGTACATCAAAGGAGTATCCCTGAAGCTGTGCTGGGGGTCGATGGGGTTGCTGATGGAAGCAGAATTGGAATTAGCACTCGGTCCCACAAACTTAATTGTGTGCCCCAAAATGTTCTACCCACCATTTTTCAAATAAACTTTAGTGGATATTACTCACCTCAGTTGGCATATCCATATGACCCCCTGCATTATGTAAAGAAGCCAAGCATGAAAAACAAGATTGGGAATGTAGCTTCTACAGATGTCTCTGTTGTCCATGGACTTGGCTTCCCGTTGTCCCGAAGTGGGTTATACCACTCTTCTCATGGAGTGCCATACACTTCCATGCCTCTGGGTCTAAGCTTTTATAAAAGGTACCCTTCTGCTGAAACTGTGTTTCCACAGTCAGAACATTACCCTTCATTAATTTCACGTCCTTCATACGTACATTCTCAACATCCCTTTCACCTCTCAAATGATCCTACTAAATTCCACAAGAAGAAACACAAGTTGCTGAGACAGGAAAATATGGGAGAGGGGGAAAGAGTGCCTATGGCATATCCTGACTCGAATCGCTCATCTCATTGGGTTGGTGGACTCaaatacaaacaaagacatAGACATCATGTCCAGGAAGGAGAGGATGAAATAGGAGAACATCTTGGACAACCAGGatttggaaaaaaagtgaaggggCAAATGATGGATTCTTTGACCTGCAACAGGTTTGGCTTGCAGACATCAAGAGTCACAACAGACCTTCAGTTTACCCAATCCAGCTCCCCTTCTTCAACCTCAGCAGAGAAGTCCAAATTCAAAAGTGCAACATTTGACTGTTTGGGCACTTCTGACCCATCACAGTTAAAATACAGGGAAAAGAGATGCTGCCTTCAAAAGCCCTGGCTAAAAAGTACGTCTTTCTTGAATTCCAATACGAGCAAGGGCTTACTTTCAAGGGGACGAGAAGACATTTTGCATGGTTCAGAGGGTGAGGGAGATTGTTCATCACTAATGACAAATGCTCTTTCATCACAAGAACATGTCAACCTTTTCACAAGTGCTCTGAATCAAGACAGAGATGGGACATTTGGAAGCATGTCTTGTATGATTGGTCTTTCCACAGAACCAGGTAGGACACTACGGAGTGGCCGCTGTTCTTACCCTCAAAGCGTAGACACAG GAAAGGACATTTCCCGAGATCCAAGCTCTAGTGCTCTGAAGGTTTCAGGAGATGGTCTTCATTGTAATCAGGCACACCAGAGGCCATCTAATCGAAGGCAGCACACGCAGCAAACACAGTCCTCTCTGCACCCTGTCACCAGGAGACATGGGATGTGGAGGCCATCCTCCTCCAGCTTCACTAATTCACAGGCTCTTTTGATCCAGCCTTCTCCACTGCAAACATACAGCCAAGCCTTCGACCACTCCTATAAGCGGAATCTGAATCACCTGAACAGGATTCTGCGAGCCAAGAAGATACAACGGCAGGCCATCACAGGGAACAACATGGTGAAGAAGAGAGGACCAGGGAGGCCCAGGAAGCATAATCCACCTCCTTCTAAGCCCTGTCACCAAATGCCTGGGCAGAAACACCTGGTTCAGAAAAGACAGGGATTCAGTAGTCTACTGGATGTGTCAGAAGCTGTAGTACTGAGTCAAAACAGGAGGGGAAAGAAGCCATCAAGTACAGAGAGACATGACAATGAAGGGAACAGACCAAAAGGATGCACAAAAGACAATAAATTCTCTCAAAAGGATGCATGGATTATCAGAAG TGGATCAACAGGCGGAAGGATCAAGAGCCATTGGAACTTAGCTTCCATTCCTACAACTGCATCTGACCAAGCCCGACCTGACACCCAATGGTCAGTGGTATCTGCTCAGCCACCCAAGAAGAAGTTCTTGATGGCTGGTCTGTACTCAGATGTGTATAAAACAGATGA CCCTGAGTCTCAGCTTCAGCAGCTGAAGAAAGATGTGCTGGACTATATCCCATGCAAGCATGAGTATGGCTTACTACCAGCTCCCATTCATGTGG GAAAGTACCTGAGACTTAAACGCATTGACTTCCAGCTCCCCTACAACATCCAGTGGCTCTGGAAACACAATCAG CTTGGCAAGAAACCAGATGTGCCGCTCCACAAGATCACATCCA ATGTGTTTGTGGATGTAAAACCGCCCCCAGAATGCAAAGCCGCAAAGTGCAACTGTACACCCACGGATGGTTCCAAGAGCTGTGTGAGCGGCTGCATCAACAG GCAGCATTTTTTGGAGTGCTCTCCTGGGGTGTGCCCAAGTGGGCCTCAGTGTGACAACCAGCACATCCAGAGACGCCAGTGGGTACGAGGTCTGAAGCCATGCTGGTCAGAGAGCTCCGGCTGGGGTCTCTGCAGCACAGAGGCTCTCCACGCTGGCCAGTTCATCATTGAGTATGTCGGGGAGGTGGTCAGCCCACAGGAGTTCCG AAGGCGAGCTGCTCAGCATCGCTATGAACAGGATGCTCAAAGATATCTGAGAGTGAGCAGTGACATTGTCATCGACAGTCACCACATGGGCAACAAGGCTTGTTTTGTTAAGCAGAGCCCTGAGCCTAACTGTGAGCTTCAGAAGTG GTTGGTGAATGGGATTTTCAGAATTGGCCTTTTCGCTCTGAAAGACCTTAGCAGGGGAACAGAACTTACCTGCAGCTATGCAGTGTGCtccagcacagacacacag aaagtgtgtgagtgtgactcTGATCAGAGTGTCGGCCTCAGCAAGGGACAGGAGAAACCTGTGGGTGGTGATGTATGTGGGGTGGAGACACAG GAGGCATCTCCTGATGTTAAGGTGTCCCTCTTTCTCAAAATGAAGCCCTTCTCTAGGAGAGAAAG GGactttgtgcaaaaacacagcaTCTTCCTCGTAAGGAACTATGAGAGCATGAGAAAGAAGCTGTGGAGAGATGGTGAGGCTGAGCAGGAGAATATGGGGGAAAAGCAGGAAGGGGACAAGTTCTCGCCCACGAGCATTCCATGTGAAGCCAGCAAGTCAG ATATCTTCACACAGTCTGAAGATGCAGAAACGGATCACCTCATCAGCGTCTTGAAGGACATCTGCGACCTCGTCACACAGTACAAGG ACTCTGCTGGTCATGTTCTTGCAGCCCCTCTACTCAACCTGCGATCAAGGAAAAG AAAACTTCGGAGCACAGGCTCTGACCCTCTGGACCTGACCACCATTAAAAGGAAAATTCTCTCAGGTCACTATAAATGCCAAGAGGCCTTTGACAAGGACATGCTGCAGGTCTTCCTCAGTGCAGAG AAGTACTACGGGAAGAAATCGTCTGTCGGCCGTGACGTGTGTCGCCTGCGGAAGGTGTATCACCTCACTCGGCGTAATGCAGCAGCACATAATCCCATAGTGCTGGAGTGTGACCCTGGTGAAGGACGAAGTCCTGGTGGCCATGAGGAGATGGTTCAGAATGAGAAGGACACG CCCCACTGCAGTCTGTCGAGAGGACAGCAGGACAGCGGGGACTTTGCCACCACCGTGGTATTAAAGACTGAAATGGACCGGATGGAGGCTCAGAAGAAAAGACTGGACATAATAGTTCTGAGTCTGCTGCAACACAAGCCCAGCAAAAACA TGATGCCTCACAATAGTGTTCCAGAACCACATCACCAACCCTTCCTCTCTAACTGTGGACAAAGCGGCAAGAAAACCAGAGAGGAGGCGAAG